A stretch of the Glutamicibacter sp. JL.03c genome encodes the following:
- a CDS encoding ABC transporter permease, with the protein MLTYLRKRILSSAIPLIVVVIGVFALARMTGDPSSLYLPLNATEQMRADFAARNGLDQPIWAQMLDYFGGLLQLDFGTSMRTGEDAGLMALRAFPATLQLAAFTMAIAILLAIVVGSIAALKPNGVLDRFASFVSMIAASIPDFWLAIVGIWVFAITLGWVPTSGVLGAGAWVLPIATLVMRPFGTLVQVIRGAMVSALSEPYIKLARAKGATQARVISQHALRNAAAPALTVAGDLTVGLVNGAVVVESIFGWPGIGKLMIDSILQRDFAVLQACVFVTAVAIFILNIIIDLLYALLDPRVRPSAGRRQRRKAREELKSHDANNNEQTGAAAPVGA; encoded by the coding sequence ATGCTGACTTATCTTCGCAAGAGAATCCTCTCGTCCGCCATACCGCTGATCGTCGTGGTCATTGGTGTTTTCGCCCTGGCGCGCATGACCGGAGACCCCTCCTCGCTGTACCTGCCGTTGAATGCCACCGAGCAAATGCGCGCCGACTTCGCGGCGCGCAATGGACTGGACCAGCCCATCTGGGCCCAGATGCTCGATTACTTCGGCGGATTGCTGCAGCTGGATTTCGGGACTTCCATGCGCACCGGGGAGGACGCAGGCCTCATGGCGCTGCGTGCTTTCCCTGCCACCTTGCAGCTGGCCGCGTTCACGATGGCTATCGCGATCCTGCTGGCGATCGTTGTCGGATCGATCGCCGCGCTCAAGCCCAACGGCGTGCTGGACCGCTTCGCCTCCTTCGTCTCCATGATCGCCGCATCGATTCCCGACTTCTGGCTGGCCATCGTGGGCATCTGGGTTTTCGCGATCACCCTGGGCTGGGTGCCGACCTCCGGCGTGCTCGGCGCCGGAGCCTGGGTGCTGCCGATTGCCACGCTGGTCATGCGGCCGTTCGGCACGCTGGTGCAGGTCATCCGCGGCGCCATGGTCTCGGCGCTGTCCGAGCCCTACATCAAGCTGGCCCGGGCCAAGGGCGCAACCCAGGCCCGCGTGATCAGCCAGCATGCCCTGCGCAATGCCGCCGCCCCGGCCTTGACCGTCGCCGGCGACCTCACCGTGGGCCTGGTCAATGGCGCGGTGGTGGTCGAGTCGATCTTCGGATGGCCCGGTATCGGAAAGCTGATGATCGACTCCATCCTGCAGCGTGATTTCGCGGTGCTCCAGGCCTGCGTGTTCGTCACCGCGGTGGCCATCTTCATCCTGAACATCATCATCGATCTGCTCTACGCGCTGCTGGACCCGAGGGTGCGGCCCTCGGCCGGGCGCCGCCAGCGCCGCAAGGCCCGGGAAGAGCTGAAATCGCACGATGCCAACAACAACGAGCAGACCGGCGCCGCCGCACCGGTCGGCGCCTAG
- a CDS encoding ABC transporter substrate-binding protein: MMFNPQRISGKRYKISMAVAAGALLGTSALSGCSVANSGEAGGQSAAASDTLRVVLQQEPPTLEACDSNLTSTGIVDRSTITEPLIERNPTSGELEPKLATEWSSDDEQTYTLKLREGVKFHDGSDFTAEDAKATIDRAVNSKIGCDVEGYVFGDDDLDVKVVDDYTVSVTSVKKDPILPLRLSFLEVVPAETSATEKVREPIGTGPYKLETWTAGQSIDLAAFPEYWGDQPAFAKANYQWRSEASVRASMITAGEADIATGLSPEDNIGELGVSYPNNETVALRMHDNAAPLDDIRVRQAINYAIDQETIVKSLYGDRDKVASQLVPEGVVGHNASLPIWEFNMDKAKSLVAEAKADGADVSAPIEFVVRTAQFPRIQELAQVIQQNLTDIGLSVDLKMLETSQQLKYQVRPFPESDNALMVMIQHGNQAGDAAFTVDQYMTTKGAQSAFGTEQMDKLIEKADNATGEERQKDFEEVFKYQNENLVQFAHISHQTGMLGISKAVSYTPNSSSGDELRLAEVTPAGQ, encoded by the coding sequence ATGATGTTCAATCCGCAACGAATTTCAGGAAAACGCTACAAGATCTCCATGGCTGTAGCGGCCGGCGCCCTGCTGGGCACCTCCGCGCTCTCAGGCTGCTCGGTGGCCAATTCGGGGGAGGCCGGAGGCCAGAGTGCCGCGGCCTCGGATACCTTGAGGGTGGTCCTGCAGCAGGAGCCGCCAACGCTCGAAGCCTGCGATTCCAACCTGACCTCCACCGGCATCGTCGACCGCTCCACCATCACCGAGCCGCTGATTGAACGCAACCCCACCTCGGGCGAGCTCGAGCCGAAACTGGCCACCGAGTGGAGCAGCGACGACGAGCAGACCTACACCCTGAAGCTGCGCGAAGGGGTCAAGTTCCACGATGGCTCCGATTTCACTGCCGAGGACGCCAAGGCGACCATCGACCGGGCCGTGAACTCGAAGATCGGCTGCGACGTCGAAGGCTATGTCTTCGGCGATGACGACCTGGATGTCAAGGTGGTCGACGACTACACCGTGAGCGTCACCTCGGTGAAGAAGGACCCGATCCTCCCCTTGCGCCTGTCCTTCCTGGAGGTCGTGCCTGCGGAGACCTCGGCCACCGAGAAGGTGCGCGAGCCGATTGGCACCGGCCCCTACAAGCTGGAGACCTGGACCGCCGGCCAGTCGATCGATCTCGCGGCCTTCCCCGAGTACTGGGGCGATCAGCCGGCCTTCGCCAAGGCCAATTACCAGTGGCGTTCGGAGGCCAGCGTGCGCGCCTCGATGATCACCGCGGGCGAAGCCGACATCGCCACCGGGCTCAGCCCGGAGGACAATATCGGCGAATTGGGGGTCTCCTACCCGAACAATGAGACCGTGGCCCTGCGCATGCACGACAACGCGGCCCCGCTAGATGACATCCGCGTCCGGCAGGCCATCAACTACGCCATCGACCAGGAGACGATCGTCAAATCCCTCTACGGGGACCGCGACAAGGTCGCCTCGCAGCTGGTGCCCGAGGGCGTGGTCGGCCACAATGCCTCGCTGCCGATCTGGGAATTCAACATGGACAAGGCCAAGTCGCTGGTCGCCGAAGCGAAGGCCGACGGCGCCGATGTCTCGGCCCCGATCGAGTTCGTCGTGCGCACCGCGCAGTTCCCCCGCATCCAGGAATTGGCCCAGGTGATCCAGCAGAACCTCACCGACATCGGGCTGAGCGTGGATCTGAAAATGCTGGAAACCAGCCAGCAGCTCAAGTACCAGGTACGCCCCTTCCCCGAGTCCGACAACGCACTGATGGTCATGATCCAGCACGGCAACCAGGCCGGTGACGCCGCCTTCACCGTGGACCAGTACATGACCACCAAGGGGGCCCAGTCAGCCTTCGGCACCGAGCAGATGGACAAGCTGATCGAAAAGGCCGACAACGCCACCGGCGAGGAACGGCAGAAGGACTTCGAGGAGGTCTTCAAGTACCAGAATGAGAACCTCGTCCAGTTCGCGCACATCAGCCACCAGACCGGCATGCTCGGAATCTCCAAGGCCGTGAGCTACACCCCGAACTCCTCCTCGGGCGATGAATTGCGCCTGGCCGAGGTCACTCCGGCCGGCCAGTAG
- a CDS encoding ABC transporter permease: MSETATGAAATAVLPSKAEARKALRAGKPSMFKMLLRDKFATVAAVFLLFVVFVAVFGPVLMGETAVKQDLMFINKAPFDPANGWQYILGSDSLGRSMLARIVVATRTTLLVAVPAVAVALVIGSLWGVWAGYHRGRRETISMRIADIIMSFPSLLLAVVVLFVFSPSAANIVLILAITRIPVYLRTARAESAELQSRTFVDAARTFGTRPTLIIARHVIPVVIPTLLTLATLEFCFVMLAESSLSFLGIGIQPPDVSWGLMVAQGRQYLQTAWWLSILPGLAIVLTAVAANVLAAWMRIATDPAQRWRLTVDKQAVKSMKKSTIKDAK, encoded by the coding sequence ATGAGCGAAACTGCAACGGGCGCCGCGGCCACGGCCGTGCTGCCTTCCAAAGCCGAAGCGCGCAAGGCCCTGCGCGCCGGCAAGCCCTCCATGTTCAAGATGCTGCTGCGCGACAAGTTCGCCACCGTCGCGGCGGTGTTCTTGCTCTTCGTGGTATTCGTGGCGGTCTTCGGACCCGTGCTGATGGGCGAGACCGCCGTGAAGCAGGATCTGATGTTCATCAACAAGGCGCCCTTCGACCCGGCCAATGGATGGCAATACATCCTGGGCTCGGATTCGCTGGGCCGATCGATGCTGGCCCGCATCGTGGTGGCCACCCGCACCACGCTGCTGGTCGCGGTGCCCGCGGTGGCCGTGGCCCTGGTCATCGGCTCGCTCTGGGGCGTCTGGGCCGGATACCACCGGGGCCGGCGGGAGACGATCTCGATGCGCATTGCCGACATCATCATGTCCTTCCCCTCGCTGCTGCTGGCGGTGGTGGTGCTGTTCGTCTTCTCGCCCTCGGCAGCGAACATCGTGCTGATCCTGGCCATCACCCGCATCCCGGTGTACCTGCGTACCGCCCGGGCCGAGTCGGCAGAACTGCAGTCGCGGACCTTTGTGGACGCAGCGCGAACCTTCGGAACCAGGCCGACGCTGATCATCGCCCGCCATGTGATCCCGGTGGTGATCCCGACCCTGCTGACCTTGGCCACATTGGAGTTCTGCTTCGTGATGCTGGCCGAATCCTCGCTGTCCTTCCTGGGCATTGGCATCCAGCCGCCGGACGTGTCCTGGGGCCTGATGGTCGCCCAGGGGCGCCAGTACTTGCAAACCGCATGGTGGCTGTCGATCCTGCCCGGGCTGGCCATCGTGCTGACCGCCGTGGCCGCCAACGTGCTGGCCGCCTGGATGCGCATTGCCACCGACCCGGCCCAGCGCTGGCGCCTGACGGTCGACAAGCAAGCCGTGAAATCGATGAAGAAGAGCACCATCAAGGATGCGAAGTAG
- a CDS encoding FadR/GntR family transcriptional regulator → MQKSKTNLTSRLVESLREMITDGQIAPGDKLPSENTLIAQHGVSRTVVREAILRLQAEGLIYTRRGAGSFALTPPRDESDSPSGKVPRTLQERRQLLEFRMGVECQGAAAAARRPSSAALADMDFALAAFRASGSNASQTMSCDYEFHLAVAKATANQYVIQALETLGPAMIAMPRQRFDQQSGELSPRLQQVAEEHEAIREAIASGDQLLAASSMRQHLANSIKRLERESGAHPKKFG, encoded by the coding sequence ATGCAGAAGAGCAAGACGAATCTCACCAGCCGGCTGGTCGAGTCGCTGCGTGAAATGATTACCGACGGGCAGATAGCCCCCGGTGACAAATTGCCCAGCGAGAATACCCTCATCGCCCAGCATGGCGTCTCGCGGACGGTGGTGCGCGAGGCCATCCTCCGGCTCCAGGCCGAAGGGCTGATATATACCCGGCGCGGGGCCGGAAGCTTCGCGTTGACGCCGCCGCGCGATGAGAGCGACTCGCCGTCCGGGAAAGTTCCGCGCACCCTTCAGGAGCGGCGCCAGCTGCTCGAATTCCGCATGGGCGTCGAATGCCAGGGCGCGGCGGCCGCGGCCCGGCGCCCGAGTTCTGCGGCCCTGGCCGACATGGACTTTGCCCTGGCGGCGTTCCGGGCGTCGGGGTCCAATGCCTCGCAGACCATGAGCTGCGACTACGAATTCCATTTGGCCGTGGCCAAGGCGACGGCGAACCAATATGTCATCCAGGCCCTGGAAACCCTCGGGCCGGCCATGATCGCGATGCCTCGTCAGCGGTTCGACCAGCAGTCGGGGGAACTTTCGCCGCGGCTCCAGCAAGTCGCCGAGGAGCACGAGGCGATACGCGAAGCCATCGCCTCGGGCGATCAGCTGCTGGCCGCCTCCAGCATGCGCCAGCACCTGGCCAATTCCATCAAGCGCCTGGAACGCGAATCGGGAGCCCACCCGAAGAAGTTCGGCTAG
- a CDS encoding ABC transporter ATP-binding protein, with protein MSQLTIDKNAATGGTVLEVIDLDVDIRTPRGVVRVVSEVGFTATAGRTLALLGESGCGKSMTAKAVAGLLDSVAYVAGGQAILEGRDLNQMSDRERRAVAGPGLGMVFQDALTALNPVYTIGTQLGEAFRIHRGLSKKQAKAEAIELMRRVGIPEPETRVNSYPHQFSGGMRQRILIAMAVALSPRLLIADEPTTALDVTVQAQIMELLATLRREADMAVVLITHDLAVVAEQADDVCVMYAGNVVEQGTVAQVFANPTHPYTKGLLDSVPTDAHRGSGLSSIPGSPPELSKIPAGCVYQDRCPLVSQICRDQRPALRATAGNQQAACHFPLNALAESAANAGSSTPASNAAHAMNEGA; from the coding sequence ATGAGCCAGTTGACCATAGATAAGAACGCCGCCACCGGCGGCACCGTGTTGGAAGTCATCGACCTCGATGTGGATATCCGCACGCCCCGCGGGGTGGTGCGCGTGGTCTCCGAGGTGGGGTTCACCGCCACCGCCGGACGCACCCTGGCGCTGCTCGGCGAGTCCGGGTGCGGCAAGTCCATGACCGCCAAGGCCGTGGCCGGGCTGCTGGATTCGGTGGCCTACGTGGCCGGGGGCCAAGCCATCCTCGAGGGCCGCGACCTGAACCAGATGTCCGATCGCGAGCGGCGCGCCGTGGCCGGGCCAGGCCTGGGCATGGTCTTCCAGGATGCGCTCACGGCCCTGAACCCGGTCTACACCATCGGCACCCAGCTGGGGGAGGCCTTCAGGATCCACCGGGGCCTGTCCAAGAAGCAAGCCAAGGCCGAAGCGATCGAGCTGATGCGCCGCGTGGGCATTCCGGAACCGGAGACCCGCGTCAACTCCTATCCCCACCAGTTCTCCGGCGGCATGCGCCAGAGGATCCTGATCGCGATGGCGGTGGCGCTCTCGCCGCGCCTGCTGATCGCCGATGAGCCGACCACCGCGCTGGACGTGACCGTGCAGGCGCAAATCATGGAGCTGCTGGCCACGTTGCGCCGGGAAGCCGATATGGCCGTCGTGCTCATCACCCACGACTTGGCGGTGGTGGCGGAGCAGGCCGACGACGTCTGCGTGATGTACGCCGGCAACGTGGTGGAGCAGGGCACCGTGGCCCAGGTGTTCGCCAACCCGACCCATCCCTATACCAAGGGCCTGCTGGATTCGGTGCCCACCGACGCCCACCGTGGCAGCGGCTTGTCCTCCATCCCGGGATCGCCTCCGGAACTGTCCAAGATTCCCGCCGGCTGCGTCTACCAGGATCGCTGCCCGCTGGTCTCCCAGATCTGCCGCGACCAGCGTCCGGCCTTGCGGGCCACGGCAGGGAACCAGCAGGCTGCCTGCCACTTCCCGCTGAACGCCTTGGCCGAATCGGCGGCCAATGCCGGCTCGTCCACCCCCGCCAGCAACGCCGCCCACGCGATGAACGAAGGAGCCTGA
- a CDS encoding 2-hydroxyacid dehydrogenase, giving the protein MSNENPITGDQILRVGPVNPAVAAILNDEFQAAVLPGADDRDAWLEEHGAGIRVAVCSGKIGVDTKLLEKLPYLEAIVNFGVGYDATDVAQAKERGIPLSNTPDVLTDCVADTALGLYLDTLRRLSAAERFVRAGTWASGQNFPLATKASGRKVGILGLGRIGQAIADRLEGFGCEIHYHSRNPKQDVQYPYHASARDLAAATEVLIVAAAGGPDSAGLVNADVIEAVGPEGFIINIARGSVIDEPALIRALQEGTLAGAGLDVFANEPEVPAELLELDSVVLLPHLGSGTVETRADMTAVTIGNLRSFLKDRTLLTPIY; this is encoded by the coding sequence ATGAGTAACGAGAACCCCATTACCGGCGACCAGATCCTGCGCGTTGGACCGGTGAACCCGGCCGTGGCCGCCATCCTGAATGACGAGTTCCAGGCCGCGGTGCTGCCCGGAGCCGATGACCGCGATGCCTGGCTGGAGGAACACGGTGCAGGCATCCGCGTCGCCGTCTGCTCCGGAAAGATCGGCGTGGACACCAAGCTGCTGGAAAAGCTGCCGTACCTCGAGGCCATCGTGAATTTCGGTGTCGGCTACGACGCCACGGACGTGGCCCAGGCCAAGGAACGCGGAATCCCGCTGAGCAATACCCCCGATGTGCTCACCGACTGCGTCGCGGACACCGCGCTGGGACTCTATCTGGATACCTTGCGCCGGCTCAGTGCGGCCGAGCGCTTCGTGCGGGCTGGAACCTGGGCCAGCGGGCAGAACTTCCCCTTGGCCACCAAGGCCAGCGGCCGCAAGGTGGGCATCCTGGGCCTGGGCCGCATCGGCCAGGCCATTGCCGACCGGCTTGAAGGGTTCGGCTGCGAGATCCACTACCACTCGCGCAATCCGAAGCAGGATGTCCAGTACCCCTATCACGCATCGGCTAGGGACCTTGCCGCGGCCACCGAGGTGCTCATCGTGGCCGCCGCCGGCGGACCGGACTCCGCTGGCCTGGTCAATGCGGACGTCATCGAAGCGGTGGGCCCCGAAGGATTCATCATCAACATCGCCCGCGGCTCGGTCATCGACGAGCCGGCCTTGATCCGCGCGCTGCAAGAAGGCACCCTGGCCGGCGCCGGCCTCGACGTCTTCGCCAACGAGCCCGAGGTTCCGGCCGAGCTGCTGGAACTCGACTCCGTGGTGCTGCTGCCGCATCTGGGCTCGGGCACCGTGGAAACCCGCGCCGACATGACAGCGGTGACCATCGGGAATTTGCGTTCCTTCCTCAAGGACCGCACGCTGCTCACGCCCATCTACTGA